From Chrysemys picta bellii isolate R12L10 chromosome 1, ASM1138683v2, whole genome shotgun sequence:
CCCCGGGCGATAGCCACCGCTTGCGTCTCATTTTGGCAAGAAGATATCCCCCCCCCACTtggtttgctcctgctctgcttgcaGCGGTCCCCCCTCCTGGCATTTGTAGGGCTGCAATtcaccctctctccctccttccccaccccccttcttgaATTGCTCCGCGTTACTAGCGATCCCTGTTCCCAAAGCGTACGGGAGAGAAGAGAGCAGagtccccccctcctcctccaccaccagcaccgctaccaccatcacctcctcctcctccccttctctccttTTTGGCAGCACCAGGACGTCCGGTGTGCGGTGGTGGCAGCGAGCGGCGAGCGCTCGGGTTGaatcccccccgcacccccctccccagctttcaAGGTGCTCGGAGCGATTGTTCCCGGCtgagcagcggcagcggcaggaTGAGCACACGAGGGGAAGGAGCCGGCCAGCCTTCCACTTCCACTGCTGCCCAGGAGCAACCTGCAGCCACAGCGCCTCAGAAGAGAGGACGGGGCAGACCCAGGAAGCAGCCACAAGTCAGTACCCGCTCCCTACACGGAGCGCGCGCGGGAGGAGCCGAGCGTGGCCATGGACGGGCTCCCGCTGCCACTGGAGTCCTGGGGACGGGGCAAGGCggcgggggtgcgggggggggggggctttgttGCGCTCCCTTCCCCGCTAAGCACTGAAGAGGCTCCGCCGCACGCGCCGGGAGAGGGGCCGGAGCTGCCCGCCGGAGGGGGGAAAGGCGCAGCGGCGGCGGCGCGGGGTGGGTTGCCGGGCAGAGGCGCTGGCTATTGTGCGCGGCGTGGTGGCGGTGGCAGCGCTGTTCAATGGAAACGTGCAGCATGGAGCAGCGCAGAGCCGGCCAACCAGCGCGCGCTGGGTCATCCCCGAGCAGAGTTTGAAATTGCGAGAGGGCGAAGGGACTGAGCTGCGCCGGCTCCCTCCTCTCGGAGCCTTTGCAAGCTCCGGGGCTGTGGGGGTCGGGTCCCACCGGGGGCTGCTGCCGCCTCCGAGCTTGACCAGCCCAACCCCTAcatcctggggctggggggtgcggcTGCAAAATCGCTTGGCTTttggtctcccccaccccccttggtGTGCACGaaggtgccccccactcccggcggcggggggaggctgctggaggggggcagcgccgCAGTCACAACACCTTTTGCATTTCCGGAGCCCTTTGCCAGGCAGGTCGTTCTTCcacctccggggggggggggggcggctgttCCGGGTTCTGGCGCCCCCCCCTCGCTTTGCACCCCTGGTCAGTTTCAGGGACTCCAAAAAGGGGCGCATCGGGCCCCTCTTCGCTTGCAGGACCCGACTCGGGTTGAAGCTTGCTAgacttgtgcccccccccccttcctttcctgGAGTGACATTGCCACACTGCTTCCCCGAGTCCGGCTTTTTTCACCCCCTCTGAAGCGGTGTATGCTGCGGGGATTTTGCCTGCGGATGCAACCAATTAAGCTTGCAGCTTTGCAGGGGCTGCATGGGGAAGCACCGAGCTGGAGGTTTTGTTTGCCATAATTCGCAGGCTTCGGAAGTACCGATTGGAAGTGTGTGGGGATTTCTAGTGAGCTCATTTAAACTGACTTCCGCGGGCTTTAAACATGTTTACTCCATTCGTTAGCATCTCACCACTTCCTTCAAAGCATGTCAGATGATTAGAAAATATTATGGGAGCTCTAAGATGCAGAACATCCTCGAAAACATCCCCCTAAACTGGGGGATATGCAGCTGCTCCCGCCCCTCCAGTGTGCTCCTGAAAAATGCACATAAAATACTTTTGGAAAACCACAAAACTGGAGCCCCACGTTTTCCCGCTCTGCCCTGTGACACTTATTCAGCTTTGCGATCTCAGCTTTATATCCCACAAACTCACTTTACACCTAGCTCCGACAACGTGGTCTTGCAACAAAACCAACCAGTAGCATTGGGCTCTGCAAGTTTTGAGCATGGCTTTTTTAGCATTTGAATGGCTAGGAGAGAAAGAAAACTGCATCTCCTAAAACGTGTTCGATCCAGATGTGCACCATGTCGCTCTGGCTCGCAACTGAAAATCATATCATTTAATCTCCTTTCCAGACTATCTAAATGTACCAGGGAATTTAAAATCTGAAGGGTTTTAGGCTGGTTTAAGTTAACAAACTGTATTTAATTAGTTTTACCACATCCTGTAATCTGAATGAAATGTTCAATATTTAGAACTAGACGAGTTTTATTGTATTTATGATTCACTGAATAAATATTTGGAATCCGAACTATTAGTCATTCATATCCATTTTAATGACTGGTTTATTTACTATCAAACACAGGGACCAGTTAAGAAAATTGCTAAAATAATCACTGTTCTTGTATAGATGTGTTAAACTTTTTCATTACAGATATTTTATTTCCACAAATCTATATTGCATGCCAAAAATCTGTTGTAAAGAAatctttacatttacattttaacaAAAGACAATTAAGTTTGGACAAATGCAAACTTCATAAAAcaaaggcaaattaaaaaaatcaatttgtgcCCTTAAGAGAAAACTGCAGATTACTTCCCAGTTTTTCAGTATTGagttttttcaaaaaatgtttgtgATAGAAACTACATACCATAGTTTTATACTTTTATGATGAAACGTAAATGAAATGGGTAATTAATTTTGAAAAACCATCTTTCCACAAAGTTCACAATCGCCATCCCTGTTAACAATTTGTGTTTTCTGGTATGTTTTACTGTTGTTAGAATATGCAAATTTTCATGATGTTCTTACATAATTACAATTTAAATGACGTCTCCctttaatatgcaaactagagtTCTCTACTTCACTTTAAACTTTGTATCATTCTGTGACGTTGTGCATATTCATTTATACTTCATGTTTTTAGGTAGCTCTTCAGTTGTTGTTTATACTTAAGGTCTATTTGGGTAGTGTCTTGTGGAGATTCTTGCTACAATAGCATGTTTTCCTGTGTTTAGGAACCAACTGGAGAACCATCTCCTAAAAGaccaagaggaagaccaagaggAAGCAAAAACAAGAGTCCCTCTAAAGCAGCTCAGAAGGTGAgattatgagagagagagagagagagagagagagagagagagttcttaACAATTACTGTCCACTCATCAGTTAGTTTCCAAATTATTCTAGTCATTCAGCCTTTGAACTGTAGGATTTGAACCATTTTTAATAATGGAGGCCACATATTTTCTGCATTTTACCTTTGTAAGATCAGAGTTAACATTTGCTGCAGAAAGACCCTAGCACAGAACATATGAGGTCAATTTACTTTTTGTACAGTGCATACAGTATGAAATATTATCACATATTTGAGTTATTGATTGAGATCTTCTGCAGCTAGCATTGTGGTCTAGAAAGAAAatcaatattattaattattattagtagtagtattttcCCAGTTTGAGATTTAAATAGTCTTCTATGCACAAAAATGAAAATTCATTGCCTGTACATTTATTTACATTACTACTTCAAAACAAATCTGTCTATTAAAGCTAAGTGCTTTGTCAAACATGTGCTAATTAGAAGTAAATCCAATTATGTGTTGATAGAAATATTTCTTGAAATTTACAGTTTTAAATTGTGATGGTAAAGTAAACTGTGAGTTACAGTAACAGCCTGCTATGTATTGTTTAGTAATCACTTTCAAAGAGGTTGTTTCTTGAAACAATATTAGTCTTTTGAACCAGTCCTACAATTTGGTGTTGCTAGCAGATACATACCATAGTGGTTCTGAATAGTTTAGCAATCGTACAGGCCAGTCCAGTGAAGACAATCCTTTtagttcatagattttaaattgCAAGTTCAACCTGAAAAACTAGCTTAATTTAAATTTGCCAATGCTGTGCATTATATCTTGCTAACAAGGCTAATAATACATTTATATATGACATTTTTTTGGTGAACATAAGTAAATAGAAGTATGTAGTTTTGAAAATAAGTACAGGAGTAATGGTTCTGTAGGGGGGTCCACAGCAGTTAGCACTAATTTACAGGTACTAAGTTGAAAACAAAAGGTTATGAAATGTGGGAGTGAACTGTGATGCTTAAGTGTATCAGTGGGTTTTATGTTATGTGGTAAAATGTGTGTTGGAAGATGGTTGTTGGTTCATCTAATTATGGTTAATTTTTAAATGTGGTTTACTTTGTGCCTGTGGGCACTGACCATGTTAAGTTCGATAGTTTTCAGTGTTATAAATTACCATAGCAACTAGTGATAAATATTAAGTTCTTTCATGtctgttttaaatgttttgaatatTAGCTGAAGGAACATTTTCCTACAGTGTTTGAATTTCCAATTGTTTTTTAGTGTCTGGGCTGGGAAAAAACAGTATATTCAATCAATAAACGTATACGTTCGTAAAAATTGTACTTTTCAGGTtagatatttaaaatatacaaaaaccACTTTGCTATCCTAATAAGTGTAGGTATTTAGGTTTTTTCTTTGTatagttaaaaatgtacatcagATTCAGTATTAAACAGTTTAAAATTAATTCttcaaaagagagaaaatacatttttattagttTGGAAAATCGAAATTTAAGATTAAACGTTTTGAATATTACTGTTGGAAGATTTCTAGCAAGAATAAAATTTTAAAGTAATTCTtcatcaaaatgtatttttaaaagatatttctaGTAGAAATATTAAAAGCTGTTAATAAATCTGAATGATTTAAAATCATCATAAATTAGAAAAGACTTTTTTATtatacaaaattatatattatgcaGTTTAGTTACATTCAGATCATTTTGGTGCATGTAGTTCCTTTTTAGTCTGAATTAAGAACTGAACAAATTAATAGcacctttttgattttcagagttCACCAAGTAACTACTGTAACTAAGGCAAACTCTACAGAATGTTATGTGTAATAAAATTTGACCAAGGGACACGtcttatttatattaaaaaatctTTGATGTTTCCTTAAATATAAgtctgatgtgtttttttttatttttgtgatggAATGGTTATTAAAATATGTATCTTGGGTAAGATGCACAAGTCTTTGGTAAATATTCCAAAGTGTAAAACAGTtgtagaacttttaaaaataagtaaataaataaataaataaataaataaataaagtaaaagcTTTGGGATCATGTTTCAACTAGCTATTTGTTgctcttttttaaaatagatgtTGTAATATCACATTTGACACCTCAAAGTTTTTATTTTATACAGTTTTTTTTATGATAAATCTCCTTATAGTAAACATGAATTGAAAAGTTTGCtcgtttaaaaacaaacaaaaactcatgGTTCAGTTGTTGTTggtatcactttttaaaataatgaattacAGTTGTAATTTTCTgacatatatattaatatatattaattGAACGGGCTCTATATCCTTTTCCAACTCTCAAAGGCTTGCTTGTTAACTTTGCTAAAACCCTATACATGTAAACTTGGTTGCTCTACATGAAGTTGAAAATTGCTGGAATTTCTATAGAATAGTGTGTGGCCTATGGTTTTCAAAGTGAGTTCATTGAAATGTACCATAGTGTTCACAACATGTAAGATAAACGTACACCACTAGAACCCACAGAGCGGACGTGAGAAGGCACTCATGATTAATTGATCGGGTGTTCTCTTGCAAACCATTACACATaacaattaaaaatgtattacaCAAACTGGCAGAGAGCTAAAAATACTCAGACAAGTATTGGAGCTTTGTTTTGTTATACTTTAAAAAGTAAATACCCTTAAATCAGTTGAGGCACCATTTTCCCTGTGATCATGATTCTGTGGTCTATTTAAAATTTCTTGGtgtatggtgtttttttttttttttttttttacttgcagaGCTTGTGTTTGGACTTAGTAAACTGGCCTTGGGGCATTTGAAAACAAACTGTGCTTGTTAGGAAATTAGCAATGTGAAACTTGACAATGCATGCAGAATGTTGCAAGACCAATTGGACAGCTAATAATGTAGCAATTACTCTAATGTCAGGTAATACACACA
This genomic window contains:
- the HMGA2 gene encoding high mobility group protein HMGI-C isoform X3; protein product: MSTRGEGAGQPSTSTAAQEQPAATAPQKRGRGRPRKQPQEPTGEPSPKRPRGRPRGSKNKSPSKAAQKKAEATGEKRPRGRPRKWPQQVVQKKPAQEETEETEETSSQESAEED
- the HMGA2 gene encoding high mobility group protein HMGI-C isoform X4, whose product is MSTRGEGAGQPSTSTAAQEQPAATAPQKRGRGRPRKQPQEPTGEPSPKRPRGRPRGSKNKSPSKAAQKKAEATGEKRPRGRPRKWEETEETEETSSQESAEED